The Pochonia chlamydosporia 170 chromosome 1, whole genome shotgun sequence genome window below encodes:
- a CDS encoding chromatin regulatory protein sir2 (similar to Aspergillus clavatus NRRL 1 XP_001272067.1), whose protein sequence is MKRGATKGVSLSRRKAKGDAFEKLPTDASVAELKAAAVHVSLADLEDRVADVRDSWETDSLFEDAFEELAKGNIDLSDSAETCTPEESSRLRRELREQGPAIFCQRTVDCGRYTAKKLLSAFSIKPPAFLEGEPDEAYYSLLSLAISRELSKRIKLNDYNSVGDAVDLIQKCKNIIVITGAGISTSLGIPDFRSKGTGLYSKLEHLGLNDPQEVFDIDVFKQDPTIFYSVAKDIVPATDRYTPTHKFISMLHQRGKLLTNYSQNIDNLEVKAGLPKDKLIQCHGSFGTASCVQCGYQTEGEKIFPDIKAGNIPRCPRCIQTLRTNGRSVKRKRSASADKRRNRRWSADDSSDNDSEYDIPSAGVMKPDITFFGEALPDAFSKRLTEHDRDKVDLVIVIGTSLKVTPVSEIVSWLPAHVPQIYVSRQAVNHINFDIDLLGDCDIVVTELCRRLGWPFKHEMVPPKQVINVTAETSFTSRHVFEAVTPQTNGNGVKKSPETKK, encoded by the exons ATGAAGCGTGGTGCCACAAAGGGCGTCAGTCTTTCGCGGCGAAAGGCAAAAGGCGACGCGTTTGAGAAACTGCCAACTGATGCTTCTGTTGCCGAActcaaggctgctgccgTCCATGTGTCGTTGGCAGATCTCGAGGATAGGGTTGCCGATGTGCGCGATTCGTGGGAGACGGATTCCTTGTTTGAGGATGCGTTTGAGGAACTTGCCAAGGGCAACATTGACCTAAGCGACT CTGCCGAAACTTGCACACCCGAAGAGTCAAGCAGGCTTCGTCGGGAACTGCGAGAGCAAGGACCGGCCATCTTTTGCCAAAGGACCGTAGATTGCGGTCGCTAcacagccaagaagctgctgagTGCCTTTTCAATCAAACCACCTGCATTTCTTGAAGGGGAGCCGGATGAAGCCTATTACAGCCTCCTGTCCCTGGCCATCTCAAGAGAGCTGTCTAAGCGTATCAAGTTGAACGACTACAACTCCGTTGGAGATGCTGTTGACCTGATTCAAAAATGCAAAaacatcattgtcatcaccGGCGCGGGCATTTCCACCTCCCTCGGCATCCCCGATTTTCGTTCCAAGGGAACCGGTCTGTATTCCAAGCTGGAACACCTGGGACTCAACGACCCGCAGGAAGTATTCGACATCGACGTCTTCAAGCAAGACCCAACCATCTTCTACTCAGTAGCCAAGGATATCGTTCCTGCCACAGACCGCTATACCCCGACTCACAAATTCATCAGCATGCTGCATCAGCGCGGCAAACTCCTCACCAACTACTCCCAAAACATTGACAATCTCGAAGTCAAAGCCGGCTtgcccaaggacaagctcaTCCAGTGCCACGGCTCCTTCGGCACAGCCAGTTGCGTCCAGTGCGGCTACCAAACCGAGGGAGAAAAAATATTCCCCGACATCAAGGCAGGCAACATCCCCCGATGCCCACGATGTATCCAGACCCTCCGCACCAACGGCAGATCAGTCAAGAGAAAGCGCTCAGCTAGCGCCGACAAGCGCCGCAACAGACGGTGGTCCGCAGACGACAGCTCTGACAACGACTCGGAGTACGATATCCCCTCTGCTGGTGTCATGAAGCCCGACATCACCTTTTTCGGTGAAGCCCTCCCCGACGCCTTCTCCAAGCGTCTCACCGAACATGACCGTGACAAGGTTgacctcgtcatcgtcattggCACATCCCTCAAAGTCACACCCGTCTCTGAAATCGTCAGCTGGCTGCCCGCCCATGTGCCCCAAATCTACGTCTCTCGCCAGGCAGTCAACCacatcaactttgacattgacCTCCTCGGCGACTGTGACATTGTCGTCACAGAACTCTGCCGCCGCCTCGGATGGCCATTCAAGCATGAAATGGTGCCCCCCAAGCAGGTCATCAACGTGACTGCTGAAACAAGCTTCACAAGCAGACATGTTTTTGAGGCTGTAACTCCCCAAACAAACGGTAATGGCGTCAAAAAATCACCCGAGACAAAGAAGTAA
- a CDS encoding calcium-translocating P-type ATPase, PMCA-type (similar to Coccidioides immitis RS XP_001243029.1), protein MTDKTEPDPAPHGAPAGRRRAPTINIDTTLVNSDSNVVEMTQESSQSQSQSQTQPQTTSSPSPNEDTASPSTAVEQPPFGFSSQQRPELHAETSFDSRESRPTSPHNVSSPVLSRPQDGGAGFLSVPNNLRSRQNSVDSEEAARSVTSHGDTTVVASSYTQTDKLKASGNEKIMKDDRALNPDTGTEDDFKVDKNPFAFSPGQLNKMFNPKSLPAFFALGGLRGLEKGLRSDRKSGLSPDETFLEGEVTFDQATSQNDKLATEGTGTVSAHRTQTNKSRGNESFADRYRVFRDNRLPVKKGKSFLQLMWITYNDKVLILLSIAAVISLGVGLYQTFGQQHEPGEPAVEWVEGVAIIVAIAIVVIVGSLNDYSKERQFAKLNKKKQDRNVKVVRSGQTTEISVFDIMVGDVVHLEPGDLVPVDGVLIDGFNVKCDESQTTGESDIIRKRPADEVFSAIQNHESLKKMDPFIQSGARIMEGVGTYMSTSTGIYSSYGKTLMSLNEDPEMTPLQAKLNVIATYIAKLGGAAGLLLFLVLFIEFLVRLPKLPDTVTPAQKGQDFLEIFIVVVTIIVVAVPEGLPLAVTLALAFATTRMLKDANLVRHLKACEVMGNATTICSDKTGTLTQNKMQVVAGTIGTTHRFGSARPGSRGSSEDSGEVETVAEVSAAELTSMLSAPVKDLLLQSIALNSTAFEGEVDGEKTFIGSKTETALLILAREYLGMGPVSEERDNATTLQIIPFDSGRKCMGIVVQLPKGGARLYVKGASEILLEKCTQMLRDPSSDASVTALGKEDKLTIARLIETYASRSLRTIGICYKDFEVWPPKGARRGEGGGSDVEFDDIFRDMYFIGMVGIQDPLREGVYESVRLCQKAGVVVRMVTGDNKLTAQAIAKECGILQRDSLVMEGPEFRNLSKREQEEIIPQLHVLARSSPEDKRILVKRLKDKGETVAVTGDGTNDAPALKMADVGFSMGIAGTEVAKEASAIILMDDNFASIVKALKWGRAVNDAVKRFLQFQLTVNITAVVLTFVTAVSSDSQKSVLTAVQLLWVNLIMDTLAALALATDPPQESVLDRKPEPKGSSIISITMWKMIIGQALYQLGITFLLYYGSPKGILPLPGPDDIPDAPQINTLVFNTFVWMQIFNQWNNRRLDNKFNIFEGLSRNWFFIGISIIMCGGQVLIIFFGGAAFQIADQPSDKAIQGTLWAIAIVLGFFSIPVGIIIRLIPDWIILAVVPDFLKRRAHRVPGLTISDEEMDMYPEPLADVRDELNFLKRMKGGRLNNLKFAIQHPKETIMQRSRSPSHSRSNSMHGPQTPTREDSFGSPFATPESRARSRSNRSRSNSALGAPTVMAGIVAAGVAAGWSPMGRVSAEEKPEGTNNGNNGNNVEEKRNEGGDTSDSRKQE, encoded by the exons atgacggacaAAACTGAACCAGACCCGGCACCTCATGGCGCTCCGGCCGGACGACGAAGAGC CCCTaccatcaacattgacacaACCCTCGTCAATAGCGATAGCAACGTTGTCGAGATGACGCAAGAGTCCTCACAatcgcagtcgcagtcgcagaCTCAACCTCAAACCACTTCGTCTCCTTCCCCTAACGAGGATACCGCGAGCCCATCGACCGCTGTCGAGCAGCCACCATTTGGCTTCAGTAGCCAACAACGACCCGAACTTCACGCAGAAACATCATTCGATAGCCGTGAGAGTCGGCCCACCAGTCCACACAATGTTTCGAGCCCTGTATTATCGCGACCACAGGATGGCGGAGCCGGCTTCTTGTCTGTGCCCAACAACCTACGTTCAAGGCAGAACTCTGTCGATTCCGAGGAGGCAGCCAGATCAGTGACTTCGCATGGCGATACCACGGTAGTTGCCTCCAGCTATACTCAGACCGACAAGCTGAAAGCCTCTGGCAACGAAAAGATTATGAAGGATGACAGGGCCTTGAACCCCGACACTGGAACCGAGGACGACTTCAAGGTCGACAAGAACCCATTCGCCTTCTCCCCCGGACAATTGAACAAAATGTTCAATCCCAAGAGTCTACCTGCATTCTTTGCTCTCGGAGGTCTTCGCGGTCTCGAGAAGGGCCTTAGATCGGATCGCAAGTCCGGTTTAAGCCCTGACGAGACGTTCTTGGAGGGTGAAGTTACTTTCGATCAAGCCACGTCCCAGAACGACAAGCTGGCCACCGAAGGCACCGGTACAGTCTCTGCCCACAGGacacaaaccaacaaatcgCGGGGGAACGAATCATTTGCCGATCGATATCGCGTCTTCCGAGATAACCGCTTGCCAGTGAAAAAGGGAAAGAGCTTTCTGCAGCTCATGTGGATTACGTACAACGACAAGGTTTTAATTCTCTTATCCATCGCCGCTGTAATCAGTCTCGGTGTCGGTCTCTACCAAACTTTTGGACAACAGCATGAACCAGGCGAGCCCGCCGTCGAATGGGTAGAAGGTGTGGCTATTattgtcgccattgccattgtcgtcatcgtcggaTCTCTCAATGATTATTCTAAAGAACGCCAATTCGCCAagttgaacaagaagaagcaagatcGCAATGTCAAAGTCGTACGCTCCGGTCAAACCACTGAAATCTCGGTTTTTGACATAAtggttggagatgtggtACACCTTGAACCTGGCGACTTGGTCCCTGTCGACGGCGTCCTcattgatggcttcaatgtcaaatGCGATGAGTCCCAGACCACCGGCGAGTCCGATATTATTAGAAAGCGACCTGCCGATGAAGTCTTTTCCGCCATACAGAACCACGAaagcttgaagaagatggatcCTTTTATCCAGTCCGGCGCCCGCATTATGGAGGGAGTCGGAACGTACATGTCCACGTCAACCGGTATCTATTCTTCATACGGAAAAACGCTCATGTCTTTGAATGAGGATCCTGAGATGACACCCCTGCAGGCCAAACTCAATGTTATTGCTACGTACATTGCGAagcttggtggtgctgccggTCTCTTGTTGTTCCTGGTTCTTTTCATCGAGTTCCTTGTTCGTCTGCCTAAACTTCCTGATACTGTTACGCCCGCTCAAAAGGGCCAGGACTTTTTGGAAATCTTCATCGTGGTTGTGACCATCATTGTCGTTGCTGTTCCAGAAGGATTGCCGCTGGCCGTGACTCTGGCATTGGCTTTTGCGACAACTCGCATGTTGAAAGACGCCAATTTGGTTCGACATCTCAAGGCTTGCGAGGTCATGGGCAACGCGACAACCATTTGCTCAGATAAAACCGGAACTTTGACACAGAACAAGATGCAGGTCGTGGCTGGCACTATTGGTACAACACATCGATTTGGTTCCGCTCGTCCTGGCTCTCGAGGCAGCTCCGAAGACAGCGGTGAGGTGGAGACTGTAGCTGAGGTATCTGCCGCAGAGCTCACCTCCATGTTGAGTGCTCCGGTGAAGGATCTGCTGCTGCAATCTATCGCCTTGAACTCTACAGCCTTTGAAGGTGAGGTAGATGGCGAGAAGACCTTCATTGGGTCCAAAACCGAAACCGCCCTCCTTATTCTGGCTAGAGAATACCTTGGTATGGGGCCCGTCAGTGAAGAGCGCGATAATGCCACGACATTGCAAATCATTCCCTTTGACTCTGGACGCAAATGCATGGGTATTGTTGTCCAGCTCCCTAAAGGCGGTGCTCGGCTCTATGTCAAGGGTGCTTCCGAAATCTTGCTCGAGAAGTGCACCCAGATGCTGCGTGACCCATCCTCTGACGCCTCTGTCACCGCACTCGGTAAGGAAGACAAGCTTACAATTGCCCGTCTCATTGAGACGTACGCTTCCCGATCCCTGCGAACTATCGGCATTTGCTACAAAGACTTTGAGGTTTGGCCGCCAAAGGGTGCTCGGCGTGGAGAAGGTGGCGGCAGCGACGTCGAGTTCGACGACATCTTTCGAGACATGTACTTCATTGGCATGGTTGGTATTCAGGACCCCCTTCGAGAGGGTGTCTATGAGTCTGTCAGGCTGTGCCAGAAGGCTGGTGTCGTTGTTCGCATGGTTACCGGAGACAACAAACTCACTGCCCAAGCAATTGCCAAGGAGTGCGGCATTCTTCAGCGCGACAGCCTCGTTATGGAAGGACCCGAGTTCCGTAACCTCAGCAAGCGTGAGCAAGAAGAGATCATCCCCCAACTCCACGTGCTTGCTCGTTCTAGCCCCGAAGACAAGCGTATTCTTGTGAAGAGACTCAAGGATAAGGGCGAAACGGTCGCTGTGACTGGTGATGGCACAAATGATGCGCCTGCCCTCAAGATGGCTGATGTCGGTTTCTCCATGGGAATAGCAGGCACCGAAGTTGCTAAAGAAGCGTCAGCTATCATCCTCATGGACGACAATTTCGCTAGCATTGTCAAGGCCCTCAAGTGGGGTCGGGCTGTCAACGATGCCGTCAAACGATTTCTCCAGTTTCAGCTCACAGTCAACATTACTGCTGTTGTCTTGACGTTTGTGACGGCAGTTTCCAGTGACTCGCAGAAGTCGGTGCTGACGGCAGTCCAGCTTCTGTGGGTGAACTTGATCATGGACACGCTGGCGGCACTCGCCCTTGCTACGGATCCCCCGCAGGAAAGTGTTCTGGACAGAAAGCCTGAGCCCAAGGGTTcgtccatcatctccatcacaATGTGGAAGATGATTATTGGACAGGCCCTCTACCAGCTCGGCATCACATTCCTCCTGTACTATGGAAGCCCCAAGGGGATTCTACCTCTCCCGGGCCCAGATGATATTCCCGATGCTCCTCAAATCAACACGCTGGTCTTCAACACGTTTGTGTGGATGCAAATTTTCAACCAGTGGAA TAACCGGCGATTGGACAACAAATTCAACATCTTTGAGGGCCTCAGTAGGAATTGGTTTTTCATtggcatcagcatcatcatgtgTGGTGGGCAAGTGCTCATTAtcttctttggtggtgctgctttcCAAATTGCCGACCAACCCAGCGATAAGGCAATCCAGGGAACGCTTTGGGCAATTGCAATTGTTCTTGGATTCTTCTCAATTCCTGtgggcatcatcatccgaCTGATCCCCGACTGGATCATTTTAGCCGTGGTACCAGACTTCCTTAAGAGAAGGGCACACCGTGTTCCCGGATTGACGATTTCAGACGAGGAGATGGACATGTACCCAGAGCCGCTCGCGGATGTGCGGGATGAACTCAATTTCCTCAAGCGGATGAAGGGAGGGCGACTGAACAACCTGAAGTTTGCCATCCAGCACCCCAAGGAAACCATTATGCAGCGATCACGCAGCCCATCGCACTCGAGATCCAACTCGATGCATGGGCCTCAAACACCAACGCGAGAGGACAGTTTCGGGTCGCCATTTGCGACGCCTGAATCTCGGGCACGATCAAGGTCGAACCGATCTCGATCCAACTCTGCGCTCGGTGCTCCCACCGTCATGGCGGGCATCGTGGCTGCCGGTGTTGCGGCGGGATGGTCACCAATGGGCCGAGTATCTGCAGAGGAAAAACCAGAGGGGACAAATAACGGCAACAACGGAAACAACGTGGAGGAAAAGCGAAACGAGGGAGGAGATACCAGCGACTCACGCAAACAGGAGTAG
- a CDS encoding metalloprotease 1 (similar to Magnaporthe oryzae 70-15 XP_003714993.1) encodes MLITSFILSSFVVLAIARLQGPKAGSNKDTALICDVGEPTKAFLEQAGSFQIAEQRVNSQNMLAAGSIGVKVYYHVVAIDDTEELGYIPEKTIRKQHAVINAAFRGSGINFVFQSLDYTINPAWSMSYNDTEMRTKLRKGRYQDLNLYFTQQLTNGGFYLLGRCTLPTNAPEGTLAFNMDGCNVHGDTLPDGVFLGGSKGYTAVHEIGHWFGLLHTFQGGCYGSGDFVDDTPAQAQANYICPTEFPDTCVGDDFPGLDPINNFMDFSDDKCKNTFTVGQINRMKSFWNLWRKDT; translated from the exons ATGCTCATCACATCTTTCATCCTGTCTAGCTTTGTGGTCTTGGCCATTGCCCGCCTCCAAGGCCCCAAGGCCGGCTCAAACAAGGACACGGCCTTAATATGCGACGTTGGAGAGCCAACCAAGGCGTTCCTAGAACAGGCCGGCTCATTTCAAATTGCTGAACAAAGGGTTAATTCACAAAACATGCTCGCAGCGGGGAGTATTGGCGTCAAAGTATACTACCACGTCGTCGCGATAGATGATACCGAAGAGCTCGGGTACATCCCC GAGAAAACAATTCGTAAGCAGCACGCAGTCATTAATGCTGCTTTCCGCGGCTCAGGCATCAATTTTGTCTTCCAAAGCCTTGACTacaccatcaacccagcGTGGTCAATGTCCTACAACGACACCGAGATGAGGACGAAGCTCCGAAAGGGACGGTATCAAGACCTAAACTTGTACTTTACACAGCAGCTCACGAATGGAGGATTCTATCTTCTCGGCAGGTGTACGCTTCCAACGAATGCACCGGAGGGGACTCTAGCTTTCAACATGGACGGCTGCAATGTGCACGGTGATACGCTGCCCGACGGCGTGTTCCTAGGAGGCAGCAAGGGATACACTGCTGTTCACGAGATTGGCCATTGGTTTGGTCTGTTGCACACCTTCCAGGGTGGCTGCTATGGCTCTGGTGATTTTGTGGATGATACTCCTGCTCAGGCACAGGCAAATTATATATGTCCCACGGAATTTCCAGATACTTGTGTTGGGGATGACTTTCCAGGCCTGGATCCCATTAATAACTTTATGGACTTTTCCGATGA TAAGTGCAAGAATACTTTTACCGTTGGCCAGATTAACCGAatgaagagcttctggaaCCTTTGGCGAAAAGACACGTAA
- a CDS encoding 5'/3'-nucleotidase SurE (similar to Coccidioides immitis RS XP_001244133.1): MHILVTNDDGPPSSHSSPYIHCLVKHLQDAGHTVSVCVPNTQRSWIGKAHMIGQTLKPSYYTPSSNIHGEDTEGTTHHLPSTAADADEWVLIDGTPASCVQIGLYHFFQDKGPIDLVISGPNYGRNTTSVFALSSGTLGAALEAAVCRKKAIALSFAFFSRNHDPVIIEAACRHGIRVIEALYKQWPTDDSTDLYSVNVPLVEGVEQHKTLWADMLQNYWKEGSCFQEIEGQAGDADEEEARIRQGEIDNGSAAQESKGHKHKHFKWAPRMADVYKSVEESGPGNDGRIIRDGNTSITPMKANFAISHPERAAREFEFESPSPALPLRHNTGQDSERPDADAFQAIIAYEDSYVQPLIVSALHAVFPLALVKLITDVSTADNVSLAKLLSSPESRVLQITPYESIDFEFAAENTKSSLINSYVIRKALIRKHYLSTTVEHWVAKNPDSPLKQHVKRSESFEVDYAEFLEDSLVEAFDLRESMDRNAEIDESESSKREWWILKPGMSDRGQGIRLFSTMDELQDIFDGWEADRPDSDDEDNEPQDQETQNEDGDYITTSHLRHFVAQPYIHPPLLFDNRKFHIRTYVLCTGSLKIHVYKHMLALFAAKAYSAPWQSPDDIESFLTNTCLQDSPNENSVRRFWDLPLPETQLSGIFDQICSVTGEIFEAAARAMPVHFQTLPNAFEVFGLDFMVDEGGNTWLLEVNAFPDFKQTGGDLSQIVEGFWRGVMRNGVAKFFGVDVARSEDEGDMVLVRDVDLGRR; the protein is encoded by the exons ATGCATATTCTCGTCACCAATGATGATGGGCCACCATCATCTCACTCGTCACCATACATTCACTGCCTTGTGAAACACCTGCAAGATGCCGGACACACTGTGTCTGTCTGCGTGCCCAATACGCAGCGTTCATGGATTGGCAAAGCCCACATGATTGGCCAAACGCTCAAACCTTCCTACTATACACCTTCATCGAATATTCACGGCGAAGATACCGAGGGCACGACGCACCACTTACCCTCTACGGCcgctgatgctgatgaatgGGTGCTAATTGATGGCACACCAGCATCATGTGTTCAGATTGGGCTATACCACTTCTTCCAGGATAAAGGTCCGATTGATCTGGTCATCAGCGGACCCAACTATGGACGAAACACCACGTCTGTCTTTGCACTGAGTTCTGGAACATTAGGTGCAGctctggaggcggcggttTGTAGGAAGAAAGCCATTGCTCTTagcttcgccttcttctcaaggaATCATGATCCGGTAATCATCGAGGCCGCTTGTCGCCATGGTATCCGTGTTATCGAGGCTCTATATAAACAGTGGCCCACGGACGACAGCACGGACTTATACAGTGTTAACGTCCCTTTGGTGGAAGGAGTCGAGCAGCATAAGACCCTCTGGGCGGACATGCTGCAGAACTACTGGAAGGAGGGTAGCTGTTTCCAGGAGATTGAGGGCCAGGCTGGCGATgctgacgaggaagaagctcGCATCAGACAGGGTGAGATTGACAATGGGTCCGCGGCACAAGAGAGCAAAGGGCATAAACATAAACACTTCAAGTGGGCGCCGAGAATGGCAGATGTTTACAAGAGTGTAGAGGAGTCTGGACCCGGAAACGATGGGAGAATTATCCGCGACGGAAACACAAG TATTACTCCAATGAAGGCCAACTTTGCAATCTCACACCCAGAGCGCGCTGCCAGAGAGTTTGAGTTTGAGTC tccatctccagccttgcCCCTGAGGCATAACACAGGGCAAGATAGTGAAAGGCCGGATGCAGATGCTTTCCAAGCGATCATTGCGTACGAAGATTCCTATGTGCAGCCCCTTATCGTTTCTGCACTGCATGCCGTATTCCCACTGGCATTGGTCAAACTCATTACGGATGTGTCGACCGCAGATAATGTCTCCCTAGCCAAGTTGCTATCATCCCCGGAGTCGAGGGTATTACAAATCACACCTTATGAGTCAATTGATTTCGAATTTGCGGCGGAAAACACGAAATCTAGTCTCATAAACAGTTATGTGATCCGCAAAGCACTGATACGAAAGCACTATCTCTCAACAACTGTAGAACACTGGGTCGCGAAGAACCCGGATTCTCCGCTGAAGCAGCACGTTAAACGAAGCGAATCCTTTGAAGTCGACTATGCAGAGTTCCTGGAAGATTCTCTCGTTGAAGCTTTTGATCTACGAGAAAGCATGGATCGCAACGCTGAAATCGACGAAAGCGAGTCATCAAAACGAGAATGGTGGATCTTGAAGCCTGGCATGAGCGACCGCGGTCAGGGCATTCGTCTCTTCAGCACAATGGACGAACTACAAGACATCTTTGACGGTTGGGAAGCAGACCGCCCCGacagcgatgacgaagacaacgaaccccaagaccaagagACTCAGAACGAAGATGGCGactacatcaccacctcGCACCTTCGCCACTTCGTCGCCCAACCTTACATTCATCCACCCCTTCTGTTTGACAACCGCAAATTCCATATCCGCACCTACGTCCTTTGCACTGGAAGTCTGAAAATCCACGTCTACAAACATATGCTCGCCCTGTTCGCCGCAAAAGCCTACTCGGCCCCGTGGCAGTCCCCCGACGACATCGAGTCTTTCCTCACCAACACATGTCTCCAGGACTCGCCCAACGAGAACTCGGTCCGTCGTTTCTGGGACTTGCCACTTCCGGAAACGCAGCTTTCAGGCATATTTGACCAGATTTGCAGTGTCACGGGTGAGATATTCGAGGCAGCTGCTAGGGCTATGCCGGTTCATTTCCAGACCTTGCCGAATGCGTTTGAAGTGTTTGGGTTGGACTTCATGGTCGATGAGGGTGGCAACacctggctgctggaggTGAATGCTTTTCCGGACTTTAAACAGACGGGAGGCGATTTAAGTCAGATTGTGGAAGGGTTTTGGAGGGGGGTTATGCGGAATGGTGTTGCAAAGTTCTTTGGCGTGGATGTTGCGAGGAGTGAGGATGAAGGGGATATGGTTCTTGTTAGGGATGTTGATTTAGGGAGAAGGTGA
- a CDS encoding DASH complex, subunit Duo1 (similar to Metarhizium robertsii ARSEF 23 XP_007818283.2) has protein sequence MADDTEYTESDIWASPSPAPLAARPKTPKTPKTPKTPTGPAPASETVSRDDLLRRELEGVRSLNNGIEGLLGTLDRAGNNMQVVARTVANASTLLNTWTRILSQTEHNQRLVLHPGWKGVTEDLAEQEAEALEKQRAAERKAAEEEQRREELRRRREEEETTRRLAPSTSRGTRGLRRTRSRGRVATRGGTTGSRLPEPPTSSSSRSRGTSGIGRGIGSTRSRSRAAR, from the exons ATGGCCGACGACACTGAATACACAGAGTCCGATATTTgggcatcgccatcaccgGCTCCCCTAGCTGCTCGTCCGAAGACTCCCAAGACCCCAAAGACCCCGAAGACACCGACTGGGCCAGCTCCTGCGTCGGAGACTGTCAGCCGTGATGATCTTTTACGCAGAGAGTTGGAAGGGGTCAGAAGCTTGAATAATGGCATTGAGGGTCTGCTGGGCACTTTGGACCGCGCAGGCAATAATATGCAG GTCGTGGCCAGGACTGTTGCCAATGCATCTACCTTATTAAACACCTGGACGAGAATACTGTCACAGACTGAACATAATCAACGCCTAGTTCTACACCCGGGTTGGAAAGGCGTGACCGAAGACTTAGCCGAACAAGAGGCGGAAGCCTTGGAGAAACAGCGTGCCGCAGAGCGAAAAGCTGCCGAGGAAGAACAAAGAAGGGAAGAGCTACGACGTCGCcgggaagaagaggagaCCACTAGAAGATTGGCCCCTTCGACTTCAAGGGGCACAAGAGGTCTGAGAAGGACGCGAAGTCGTGGTAGAGTTGCCACTAGAGGAGGCACTACAGGAAGTCGTCTACCGGAACCACCTACGTCAAGTTCTTCAAGAAGTCGTGGTACGTCAGGCATAGGTCGCGGAATAGGGTCAACCAGAAGCCGCTCGCGGGCTGCACGGTGA